Within Psychrobacter sp. DAB_AL43B, the genomic segment TAATGGCGTGTCGCATCTTAAGTTTATCTTATTGTACAAACATTTATAATGCTGTCATCACCATGACAAAACAGCTAGCATAACAGAATGCCAAGGAAGCTTAAAACACATAATATATATCAAGGAGCATCACCTCATGTCATATAACAAGGTTATCGTACCAAGAGACGGCGAAAAAATAACGGTAAATGCGGATTTATCCTTCAATGTGCCAAACCATCCGATTATTCCTTTTATCGAAGGTGATGGTATTGGCGTAGATATCACACCTGTCATGATTAAAGTGGTCGATGCGGCGGTAGAAAAAGCGTATAAAGGCAAGAAGTCAATCGTTTGGATGGAAACCTATTGCGGTGAAAAAGCCGCCAAAATCTACGATGGCGAATTTATGCCAGAAGAGACGCTTGAAATCTTACGGGATTATGTCATCAGTATCAAAGGCCCACTGACCACGCCAGTTGGCGGTGGTATGCGCTCCTTAAACGTAGCCCTGCGTCAAGAACTTGATTTATACGTTTGTCAGCGTCCTGTCCGTTGGTTTGAAGGCGTTCCAAGCCCCGTTCATCATCCTGAATTGACCGACATGATTATTTTCCGTGAAAACTCAGAAGATATCTATGCGGGTATCGAGTGGAAAGCGGGTAGTGAAGATGCGATCAAAGTCATTAAGTTTTTAAAAGAAGAGATGGGCGTTACGAAGATTCGTTTTCCAGAAAATTGTGGTATCGGTATCAAGCCGGTGTCAAAAGAAGGGACGCAGCGTCTGGTCCGTAAAGCAATCCAACATGCCATCGACAATGATTTACCCAGTGTGACGCTCGTGCATAAAGGTAATATTATGAAGTACACGGAAGGCGCTTTCAAAGAATGGGGTTATGAGCTTGCTGCCGAGCGCTTTGGTGCCCAATTGCTAGATGGCGGTCCTTGGATGACGATGAAAAATCCAAAGACGGGTCACGAGATTATTATCAAAGATGTGATTGCTGATGCGTTCTTACAGCAAATACTGATGCGTCCTGCCGACTACTCAGTAATTGCTACGCTAAACCTAAACGGTGACTACATCTCTGATGCGCTAGCCGCAGAAGTCGGTGGTATCGGCATCGCCCCAGGTGCCAATAAGGGTGGCGCTATTGCGGTCTATGAAGCGACTCATGGTACAGCGCCAAAGTATGCAGGACAAAATAAAGTGAATCCAGGTTCATTGATACTTTCTGCTGAGATGATGTTAAGAGATATGGGCTGGCTTGAGGCGGCTGACTTGGTAATTAAAGGTATCCAAGGCGCTATTAAAAACAAAACCGTTACTTATGACTTTGAGCGCTTGATGCCGGATGCCATCCTATTAAGTACTTCTGAGTTTGGGAAAGCGATTATCAAGCATATGAATGCTTAATTGTATGATGAGCTTTATTACTTAAATTATAGTTAAACACTTCAAAAACGAGGCAGGGCTGCTGGGATTAATTTTTTATGCGGTTGAAAAGTTCTCATAAATCCAAAACCCTCAAAAATCTAACGCCCTCAAAAATGACAGCCAAAAAAACACCTCAAAAATCTAAAACCTTTGAGGTGTTTTACTTGTTCTAACTTGAGCCCAGCTAGCTGAGCCCAGTTTATAGATAATTTAAAGCTGGTTTAGAGCCAATTACAATGAGGCTAATATATCATTGAATAAAGCACTTGGACGCATCGCTTGCTCAGCCAATGCTTCATCTGCTAAGTAGTAGCCTTTAAGATCGATAGGTTTGCCCTGAGCTTCGTTTAGCTCTTTAACGATACTTGCTTCATTGCTCTCTAACTGTTGCGCAAGTGGCGCAAATTGCGCTTTTAGATCGCTGTCTTGATCTTGCGCAGCCAGCTCTTGTGCCCAGTACATGGTCAGATAGAAGTGACTACCACGGTTATCTAGTTCACCAGTTTTACGTGATGGCGACTTGTCATTTAATAACAGTTTTTCAGTCGCCGTATCAAGCGTATCCGCCAATACTTGAGCCTTGGTATTAC encodes:
- the icd gene encoding NADP-dependent isocitrate dehydrogenase — protein: MSYNKVIVPRDGEKITVNADLSFNVPNHPIIPFIEGDGIGVDITPVMIKVVDAAVEKAYKGKKSIVWMETYCGEKAAKIYDGEFMPEETLEILRDYVISIKGPLTTPVGGGMRSLNVALRQELDLYVCQRPVRWFEGVPSPVHHPELTDMIIFRENSEDIYAGIEWKAGSEDAIKVIKFLKEEMGVTKIRFPENCGIGIKPVSKEGTQRLVRKAIQHAIDNDLPSVTLVHKGNIMKYTEGAFKEWGYELAAERFGAQLLDGGPWMTMKNPKTGHEIIIKDVIADAFLQQILMRPADYSVIATLNLNGDYISDALAAEVGGIGIAPGANKGGAIAVYEATHGTAPKYAGQNKVNPGSLILSAEMMLRDMGWLEAADLVIKGIQGAIKNKTVTYDFERLMPDAILLSTSEFGKAIIKHMNA